A single window of Paenibacillus urinalis DNA harbors:
- a CDS encoding ParM/StbA family protein: MAVKKVKDLKLKLEDLFDFELAAIDIGFNGSKRMSSLGMFGVIPSTVMPTNEKFANSFKHTEVDESRLMVKTTDGFYHVGEQAMKSNKLLVTSRTTNHDRASDPSFRVMFETNLALCVPHEDGEYNVYLTTGLPNEDFDKGIRTRLEEYINQSFEIVIYLGYGKTITKKINVIGYEILRQPEGSVTSTQFAFTKEGLLTTTLYRALTAIVDIGHLTTDYALFSEGVYVEEEGTYGSTLATAELYKRLKVSMAIHFDNEFGVAYSPTDDELDSVVRGEEIEFNGASHNLYHLVEEAAKEISAVIANEVITSWGQHANRVKIILLSGGGAHIFQDFLKEEFAKRKVQAFSVVDDPQMANVYGFYIRAAMNQVKEQEDGSLNFEQVYERFIKDIFESEAA; this comes from the coding sequence ATGGCGGTGAAAAAAGTGAAAGATTTGAAGTTAAAGCTAGAAGACTTATTTGATTTTGAGCTTGCAGCAATTGATATTGGTTTTAATGGAAGCAAGCGCATGTCGAGCTTAGGCATGTTCGGTGTCATACCGAGTACTGTCATGCCTACAAATGAAAAGTTCGCTAATTCCTTTAAGCACACAGAAGTCGATGAATCTCGCTTGATGGTGAAGACTACTGACGGTTTCTATCATGTAGGCGAACAGGCAATGAAGAGTAATAAGCTTCTGGTTACAAGTCGGACAACCAATCATGACCGTGCATCCGATCCATCATTCAGAGTTATGTTTGAAACCAATCTTGCACTATGTGTTCCTCATGAAGATGGAGAATATAATGTCTACTTAACAACTGGTCTGCCGAATGAGGATTTCGATAAAGGTATTCGCACACGGTTGGAAGAGTACATAAACCAAAGTTTTGAAATTGTGATCTACCTTGGTTATGGAAAAACAATCACTAAGAAAATTAATGTTATTGGATATGAAATCTTGAGACAGCCAGAGGGAAGTGTAACATCTACACAATTCGCTTTCACAAAAGAAGGTCTTTTGACGACTACGCTCTACAGAGCTTTGACTGCTATCGTTGATATCGGGCACCTCACTACAGATTATGCATTATTCTCCGAAGGCGTATATGTAGAGGAAGAGGGAACTTATGGATCGACACTTGCGACTGCTGAGCTGTACAAGCGACTCAAAGTGAGTATGGCTATTCACTTTGATAACGAGTTTGGGGTTGCTTACAGCCCAACGGATGACGAACTAGATTCAGTCGTTCGTGGAGAAGAAATCGAGTTCAATGGCGCTTCTCATAATCTGTATCATCTTGTAGAAGAAGCCGCGAAGGAGATCTCTGCAGTCATCGCAAATGAGGTTATTACGTCTTGGGGTCAGCATGCGAACCGTGTGAAGATCATCTTGCTTTCAGGCGGGGGCGCACATATCTTCCAAGACTTCTTGAAAGAAGAGTTTGCGAAGCGTAAGGTACAAGCCTTCTCCGTAGTGGACGACCCGCAAATGGCGAACGTATATGGATTCTATATTCGTGCGGCAATGAACCAAGTCAAGGAACAGGAAGATGGCAGTCTGAACTTTGAGCAGGTTTATGAAAGATTCATCAAAGATATATTCGAAAGCGAGGCAGCGTAA
- a CDS encoding DUF1653 domain-containing protein: protein MRTPKIGSRWQHYKGGLYVISDIGIDASRHEDGKAVWYYREDEPDQKFYRPLLEWHNPIEYEGEVVPRFRELEKGGTTLGAIDGIFAKGIKGNRRTYRRPRV from the coding sequence ATGAGAACCCCGAAGATCGGATCAAGGTGGCAGCACTACAAAGGTGGACTATATGTCATATCTGACATAGGTATTGATGCAAGTCGTCATGAGGATGGAAAAGCAGTCTGGTACTATCGTGAGGACGAGCCTGATCAGAAATTTTATCGCCCACTGTTAGAATGGCACAATCCTATTGAGTACGAAGGTGAGGTTGTTCCTCGTTTCAGAGAGCTTGAGAAGGGAGGGACAACACTTGGAGCTATTGATGGAATATTTGCAAAGGGTATCAAGGGCAACAGGAGAACCTATCGTCGTCCAAGAGTCTGA